The following proteins come from a genomic window of Ilumatobacter coccineus YM16-304:
- a CDS encoding precorrin-2 dehydrogenase/sirohydrochlorin ferrochelatase family protein: MAASNSPETRAGRARFSYPVFLDLTDVPVLVVGGGRIGARKAEGLAAAGARVRVVAEEVSEHIDADVVDEVRAHRFVDGDLDGIRLVVTATGDVETDQAISRSARARGIWTNAADQPVDCEFILPAIARAGRVTGAISTDGASPALAKYLRDRVAEILDDRVAEVADILAAERADVQARGGSTEDIDWTPRLRELLDAPTL, encoded by the coding sequence ATGGCAGCGTCCAATTCCCCTGAAACCCGAGCAGGACGAGCGAGATTCTCGTATCCGGTGTTCCTCGACCTCACCGACGTGCCGGTGCTCGTCGTCGGTGGCGGACGTATCGGCGCCCGCAAGGCCGAGGGCCTGGCGGCCGCCGGAGCTCGGGTGCGCGTGGTGGCCGAGGAGGTGTCGGAGCACATCGACGCCGACGTGGTCGACGAGGTCCGCGCCCACCGGTTCGTCGACGGTGACCTCGACGGCATCCGCCTCGTCGTCACGGCCACCGGCGACGTCGAGACCGACCAGGCGATCTCGCGCTCGGCGCGTGCTCGCGGCATCTGGACCAATGCCGCCGACCAGCCGGTCGACTGCGAGTTCATCCTCCCCGCGATCGCGAGGGCGGGACGCGTGACCGGAGCGATCAGCACCGACGGTGCGAGCCCGGCGCTCGCCAAGTATCTCCGCGATCGGGTGGCCGAGATCCTCGACGATCGCGTGGCCGAGGTCGCCGACATCCTGGCCGCCGAGCGGGCCGACGTGCAGGCTCGCGGGGGGTCGACCGAAGACATCGACTGGACGCCCCGCCTCCGCGAACTCCTCGACGCACCCACCCTCTGA
- the cobA gene encoding uroporphyrinogen-III C-methyltransferase — protein MTVSLVGAGPGDPDLLTMKAARLLAQADVVVHDALVGDGVMDLVPERAERIDVGKRAGRPVPQEMISALLVELGRQGKRVVRLKGGDPFVFGRGGEEAIALQEAGVSFEIVPGITSCVAAPAAAGVPVTHRGVSAAFTVVTGHRRPGEPDVDWRALARFNRTGGTIVVLMGVAHRGAIADELIAGGLDPDTPVAAVRSATTGDQVVARCDLAELGSTHVESPATIVIGAVAAFDLLRVEHDAAPRFDPAQLAL, from the coding sequence ATGACCGTCTCCCTCGTCGGTGCCGGGCCGGGTGACCCCGATCTGCTGACCATGAAGGCAGCGCGTCTGCTGGCACAGGCCGACGTGGTGGTCCACGACGCACTCGTCGGCGACGGCGTGATGGATCTGGTTCCCGAACGGGCCGAGCGGATCGATGTCGGCAAGCGCGCCGGTCGCCCCGTCCCCCAGGAGATGATCTCCGCGCTCCTGGTCGAACTCGGCCGGCAGGGCAAGCGCGTCGTGCGACTCAAGGGCGGCGACCCGTTCGTCTTCGGTCGAGGTGGGGAGGAAGCGATCGCGCTCCAGGAAGCCGGCGTGAGCTTCGAGATCGTGCCCGGCATCACGTCGTGCGTCGCCGCACCGGCCGCCGCGGGCGTTCCTGTCACGCACCGGGGTGTGTCGGCGGCCTTCACCGTCGTCACCGGGCATCGTCGACCGGGCGAACCCGACGTCGACTGGCGGGCGCTCGCCCGCTTCAACCGCACCGGTGGCACCATCGTCGTGCTCATGGGCGTGGCCCATCGCGGTGCGATCGCCGACGAGTTGATCGCCGGTGGGCTCGATCCCGACACGCCGGTGGCAGCGGTGCGATCGGCGACGACGGGCGATCAGGTCGTCGCTCGATGCGATCTGGCAGAACTCGGTTCGACGCACGTCGAGTCACCGGCCACGATCGTCATCGGCGCCGTCGCGGCCTTCGACCTCTTGCGCGTCGAACACGATGCCGCGCCACGGTTCGACCCGGCTCAACTCGCGCTGTAG
- the mftB gene encoding mycofactocin biosynthesis chaperone MftB (MftB, a small protein, is a peptide chaperone that assists the radical SAM enzyme MftC in performing two modifications to the C-terminal Val-Tyr dipeptide of the mycofactocin precursor peptide, MftA. MftB's role is analogous to the role of PqqD in the biosynthesis of PQQ, a cofactor that derives entirely from a Tyr and a Glu in the precursor PqqA.) — protein sequence MLDASLGLHPQVALRPEPFGALAYHYDTRKLVFLKHPDVVRVVQSLADHDTVADTLTACNIDERRWPSFDRALTSLYESDMLCDVAPSGASSSTDVRQPTTAIEA from the coding sequence ATGCTCGACGCGTCGCTCGGCCTGCACCCGCAGGTAGCGCTCCGCCCCGAGCCGTTCGGCGCGCTGGCGTACCACTACGACACGCGCAAGCTCGTCTTCCTGAAACACCCCGACGTCGTGCGCGTCGTGCAGTCGCTCGCCGACCACGACACTGTCGCCGACACGCTCACCGCGTGCAACATCGACGAGCGCCGCTGGCCCTCGTTCGACCGAGCGCTGACCTCCCTCTACGAGTCCGACATGCTCTGCGACGTCGCGCCCAGCGGCGCTTCGTCGAGCACCGACGTCCGTCAACCCACCACCGCGATCGAGGCCTGA
- a CDS encoding MOSC domain-containing protein — MRVREIWRYPVKSIGGEVLPSATITELGIAGDRGWSLFDVSTGTTLTARRTPELLFASARVVGGDVVITLPDGNEVGAGDDAALSAWLGRDIELRAAGEHNLEAGGTYEVPLDVENDADWVSWQGPGGAFHDSAKARVSLVSEGSLRDWDRRRFRTNLIVDGSGEDDFVGGHVAIGDVRLFVRKQIDRCVMVTRPQPDLDRDLDVLKTINAERATFLAVGCLVESPGEIEVGAEVVYSAS, encoded by the coding sequence GTGCGCGTGAGAGAGATCTGGCGATACCCGGTCAAGTCGATCGGGGGCGAGGTGCTGCCGTCGGCGACGATCACCGAACTCGGCATCGCCGGTGACCGCGGCTGGAGCCTGTTCGACGTGAGTACCGGAACGACGCTCACGGCCCGCCGCACGCCGGAGCTGTTGTTTGCGTCGGCACGGGTGGTCGGCGGGGACGTGGTGATCACGTTGCCCGACGGCAACGAGGTCGGAGCCGGCGACGACGCGGCGCTGTCGGCATGGCTCGGGCGAGACATCGAGCTGCGTGCGGCCGGCGAGCACAACCTCGAAGCGGGCGGTACCTACGAGGTGCCGCTCGACGTCGAGAACGATGCCGACTGGGTGAGTTGGCAGGGCCCCGGCGGAGCGTTCCACGACTCGGCGAAGGCGCGGGTGTCGCTGGTGTCGGAAGGGTCGCTTCGCGACTGGGACCGCCGCCGCTTCCGCACCAACCTCATCGTCGACGGATCGGGCGAAGACGACTTCGTCGGCGGCCACGTGGCCATCGGCGACGTGCGGTTGTTCGTCCGCAAGCAGATCGATCGCTGCGTCATGGTCACGCGGCCGCAGCCCGACCTCGACCGCGATCTCGACGTGCTGAAGACCATCAACGCCGAACGGGCGACGTTCCTCGCGGTCGGCTGCCTCGTCGAGTCGCCTGGCGAGATCGAGGTCGGTGCCGAGGTCGTCTACAGCGCGAGTTGA
- a CDS encoding amidohydrolase: MTVTIDHDRIAQQIDSMLPPLREVYEDLHAHPELSFQEHRTAGVVADRLDALGFEVTTGVGGTGVVATLGDDGPPVLLRADIDALPVEEATGLSYASTQRGMTAAGDDVPIAHACGHDMHVTWMLGVAELLASDRSAWGGRAMLVFQPAEEVGGGAAAMCDDGLFERFGTPVVGLGQHVAPAPAGWLLSRSGVAMAASDSLKVVLHGRGGHGSSPESTVDPVVLAASTIMRLQSIVSRELAARESAVVTVGTVHAGTKENIIADRAELGLNVRTFDAKVRDRVLAAIERIVHGEAHAAGCPSSPEIEPISRFPALHNDPTTTTTVEAAFRSHFAADRVLEAPPASASEDFGLLGERGGFPSSFWFVGGADHATFFDALAANRVNEDIPANHSPLYAPIQNPTMAAGIEAMYVAARQWLTA; this comes from the coding sequence GTGACCGTGACGATCGACCACGACCGAATTGCTCAGCAGATCGACTCCATGTTGCCGCCTCTCCGAGAGGTGTACGAGGACCTCCACGCCCATCCCGAACTCTCGTTCCAGGAGCACCGCACGGCCGGAGTCGTGGCGGACCGGCTGGACGCCCTCGGTTTCGAGGTCACCACCGGAGTCGGCGGCACCGGAGTCGTCGCCACGCTCGGCGACGACGGGCCGCCGGTCTTGCTTCGGGCCGACATCGATGCGCTCCCGGTGGAGGAGGCGACGGGGCTCTCCTATGCGAGCACGCAGCGCGGCATGACCGCCGCCGGAGACGACGTGCCGATCGCCCACGCCTGCGGGCACGACATGCACGTGACCTGGATGCTCGGCGTGGCCGAACTGCTGGCCTCCGACCGATCCGCGTGGGGCGGCCGGGCAATGCTGGTGTTCCAGCCTGCCGAGGAGGTCGGCGGCGGGGCCGCCGCCATGTGCGACGACGGACTGTTCGAACGGTTCGGCACCCCCGTCGTCGGCCTGGGTCAACACGTTGCGCCCGCACCCGCCGGCTGGCTGTTGTCGCGGTCGGGCGTTGCGATGGCGGCGAGCGACTCGCTGAAGGTGGTCCTGCACGGCCGGGGCGGACACGGCTCGTCACCCGAATCCACGGTCGACCCGGTCGTGCTGGCCGCTTCGACGATCATGCGCCTGCAGAGCATCGTCTCACGCGAGTTGGCTGCCCGGGAATCGGCGGTCGTCACGGTTGGCACCGTGCACGCCGGCACGAAGGAGAACATCATCGCCGATCGGGCCGAACTCGGGCTCAACGTCCGCACCTTCGACGCCAAGGTGCGAGACCGGGTCCTGGCTGCGATCGAGCGAATCGTCCACGGCGAGGCCCATGCGGCCGGATGCCCGTCCTCACCCGAGATCGAGCCGATCAGTCGGTTCCCGGCCCTGCACAACGATCCGACCACCACGACCACGGTCGAGGCCGCGTTCCGCTCGCACTTCGCTGCCGACCGGGTGCTCGAGGCACCGCCCGCCTCGGCATCGGAGGACTTCGGTCTGCTGGGAGAGCGGGGCGGCTTTCCGTCCAGTTTCTGGTTCGTTGGAGGTGCCGACCACGCCACCTTCTTCGATGCGCTGGCCGCCAATCGAGTGAACGAGGACATTCCCGCCAATCACTCCCCGCTGTACGCGCCCATCCAGAATCCGACCATGGCCGCGGGGATCGAGGCGATGTACGTGGCGGCGCGCCAATGGTTGACCGCGTAG
- a CDS encoding phosphoadenylyl-sulfate reductase, which translates to MSDVTTSFPLETGRPFIDARAALRWAHRTHGDAVCVTASFGDATLAHLANDTIPGIEITLLDTGYLFAETEWFADTMRDRFDLNIRIVRPAADLERDVWQTDTDACCAARKVEPLQQALQNRDVWVTGLRRDDSPSRRSAPLAHVDLLKNVVKVNPLVSWSDADVANYAAQHDLPEHPLTDRNYESIGCWPCTRPVQDGADARSGRWADSEKTECGLHL; encoded by the coding sequence ATGTCGGACGTGACCACCTCCTTCCCGCTCGAAACCGGCCGTCCGTTCATCGACGCACGAGCCGCACTCCGTTGGGCGCACCGAACCCACGGAGACGCCGTGTGCGTCACTGCGAGCTTCGGTGACGCCACACTCGCCCACCTCGCCAACGACACGATTCCCGGCATCGAGATCACCCTGCTCGACACCGGCTACCTCTTCGCCGAAACCGAGTGGTTCGCCGACACGATGCGCGACCGATTCGACCTCAACATCCGGATCGTCCGTCCCGCCGCCGACCTCGAGCGCGACGTGTGGCAGACCGACACCGACGCCTGCTGCGCCGCCCGCAAGGTCGAGCCGCTGCAACAAGCGCTGCAGAACCGAGACGTGTGGGTCACCGGACTCCGCCGTGACGACTCCCCATCGCGACGTTCGGCCCCACTCGCCCACGTCGACCTCCTCAAGAACGTCGTCAAGGTCAACCCGCTCGTGTCGTGGAGCGACGCCGACGTCGCGAACTACGCCGCCCAGCACGACCTCCCCGAGCACCCGCTCACCGATCGCAACTACGAGTCGATCGGCTGCTGGCCGTGCACCCGCCCGGTGCAGGACGGCGCCGACGCTCGGTCGGGTCGATGGGCCGACTCCGAGAAGACCGAATGCGGGCTGCACCTGTGA
- the mftA gene encoding mycofactocin precursor MftA (Mycofactocin is a small molecule electron carrier derived from the final two amino acids, Val-Tyr, of MftA, the mycofactocin precursor. It plays a role in redox homeostasis and the metabolism of alcohols and aldehydes in Actinobacteria, including Mycobacterium tuberculosis.), whose protein sequence is MDETTVNDSVETETTDVLVEEELLVEEISIDGMCGVY, encoded by the coding sequence ATGGACGAAACGACCGTCAACGATTCCGTCGAGACCGAGACGACCGACGTTCTCGTCGAAGAAGAACTTCTCGTCGAGGAGATCTCCATCGACGGGATGTGCGGCGTCTACTGA
- a CDS encoding NADPH-dependent assimilatory sulfite reductase hemoprotein subunit, with the protein MSAETIKIESGYLAGTIGAELADDGAVEFQHDAEMLLKFHGIYQQDDRDIRRSRTQAKLPLDYSCMVRASVPGGVITGDQWLALDRVAALADDKLRLTTRQGVQYHVVYKNELAQLVGGINSSLLTTLGACGDVVRNIMACPLPHPERRAVIDPLVDDLVARFRPQTESYWELWVDGEKAVSAEKPRANALSLPAIDDVEPLYGDAYLPRKFKIAVAWPGDNCVDIYTNDVGIVPTLSEGTSGELTGYVVLAGGGMGMSHNRPDDTYPLLAQPVAWVPVEQVGDVVEAIVATQRDHGNRDDRSRARLKYLLEAKGIDWLRDQIEERTGFALAAPVELPDWTVDAHHGWHDHESSPGHASDSVTLGLPVPSGKVAGGLRWALRRLIADGLVDELRVTARQDLLLLGVDPREIETVENLLHANGVQLASDNSATRNLAIACPALPTCSKALGEAERVLPDVVDRLEKVLADTGNTGLPLRLNMTGCPNGCSRPYAAELGIVGRSKRGYDVLVGGSPAGDRLARRLRADVPINDIADLLRPLLERFSRDTDRTSPTSFGDWADANWEQLDALLPPDTSRRAARRAERSES; encoded by the coding sequence ATGAGCGCAGAGACGATCAAGATCGAGAGCGGCTACCTCGCCGGCACGATCGGTGCCGAACTCGCCGATGACGGCGCCGTCGAGTTCCAACACGACGCCGAGATGCTGTTGAAGTTCCACGGCATCTACCAGCAGGACGACCGCGACATCCGCCGCAGCCGCACCCAGGCGAAGCTGCCGCTCGACTACTCGTGCATGGTCCGGGCGTCGGTTCCCGGCGGCGTGATCACCGGCGACCAGTGGCTCGCTCTCGACCGCGTGGCCGCGCTCGCCGACGACAAACTGCGCCTCACCACCCGCCAGGGCGTGCAGTACCACGTCGTCTACAAGAACGAACTCGCCCAACTGGTCGGCGGCATCAACAGTTCGCTGCTCACCACGCTCGGCGCCTGCGGCGACGTGGTGCGCAACATCATGGCGTGCCCGCTCCCCCACCCCGAACGCCGAGCGGTCATCGATCCGCTCGTCGACGATCTGGTCGCCCGGTTCCGTCCGCAGACCGAGAGCTACTGGGAACTGTGGGTCGACGGCGAGAAGGCCGTCAGCGCGGAGAAGCCTCGGGCCAACGCCCTCTCGCTCCCGGCGATCGACGACGTCGAGCCGCTCTACGGCGACGCCTATCTCCCGCGCAAGTTCAAGATCGCCGTCGCCTGGCCCGGCGACAACTGCGTCGACATCTACACCAACGACGTCGGCATCGTGCCGACGCTCTCGGAGGGAACGTCGGGCGAGCTGACCGGCTACGTCGTGCTCGCCGGCGGCGGCATGGGCATGAGCCACAACCGCCCCGACGACACCTACCCACTGCTCGCTCAGCCCGTCGCCTGGGTGCCGGTGGAGCAGGTCGGCGACGTGGTCGAGGCCATCGTCGCCACGCAACGCGATCACGGCAACCGTGACGACCGCAGCCGGGCACGACTCAAGTACCTGCTCGAAGCGAAGGGGATCGACTGGCTGCGCGACCAGATCGAGGAGCGCACCGGCTTCGCCCTCGCCGCGCCCGTCGAGTTGCCCGACTGGACCGTCGACGCCCACCACGGCTGGCACGACCACGAGTCGTCACCGGGCCATGCGAGCGACTCGGTCACCCTCGGCCTCCCCGTGCCGTCGGGCAAGGTCGCCGGCGGGCTCCGCTGGGCGCTGCGCCGACTGATCGCCGACGGCCTCGTCGACGAACTGCGCGTGACCGCGCGACAAGACCTCCTGCTGCTCGGCGTCGATCCGCGTGAGATCGAGACGGTCGAGAACCTGCTGCACGCCAACGGTGTGCAGCTCGCCTCCGACAACAGCGCCACCCGCAACCTCGCCATCGCCTGCCCGGCGCTCCCGACCTGCTCCAAGGCACTCGGCGAAGCCGAACGAGTGCTGCCCGACGTGGTCGACCGGCTCGAGAAGGTCTTGGCCGACACCGGCAACACGGGCCTCCCGCTCCGCCTCAACATGACCGGCTGCCCCAACGGCTGCTCACGTCCCTACGCCGCCGAGCTCGGCATCGTCGGTCGCTCGAAGCGCGGCTACGACGTGCTGGTCGGCGGCTCCCCGGCCGGCGACCGCCTCGCGCGCCGGCTTCGCGCCGACGTGCCGATCAACGACATCGCCGACCTGCTCCGCCCGCTGCTCGAACGATTCAGCCGCGACACCGACCGCACGTCACCCACCAGCTTCGGCGACTGGGCCGACGCCAACTGGGAGCAGCTCGACGCGCTGCTTCCGCCCGACACGTCGCGCCGCGCCGCTCGCCGTGCCGAACGGAGCGAATCATGA